A window from Clupea harengus chromosome 14, Ch_v2.0.2, whole genome shotgun sequence encodes these proteins:
- the wdr89 gene encoding WD repeat-containing protein 89, whose product MESLEETFKALAIARRTQPSEPTYILDVALQPAPCSAALVAVSCSNRSVRLHHRETLGLQGEFKGHTGPLCGVRFAHASPTLLYSGSADGTLRCWDTRCPGGAHATRVFRSDPAHVFCSFDVSSSDVVLCAGTEQVGEDSFLVFWDTRKPEGPLGVYSESHSDDITAVRFHPRVADRLASGGMDGLVNVFDVKQGGEEDALITTCNSGSSTGAICWAGVDGEQLLCLTHDEGLHLWDVRRPDSDDPLTLLCANDARSLITLPDASPLEYFVGGAWLEEAGQLLVVGGTRGGGLHLLDCSAQGVRVVRSLADGHSATVRCFAWEPEGGALLTGGEDGQLLQWRAGATELQGGGRRRDLLKSSSALQLKARTHRKHHSKRNNTQHTAGALNQTPG is encoded by the exons ATGGAGAGTCTGGAGGAAACGTTTAAGGCCCTGGCCATCGCCCGGCGGACGCAGCCCAGTGAGCCGACCTACATCCTGGACGTGGCTCTGCAGCCCGCCCCCTGCAGCGCCGCCCTGGTGGCAGTGAGCTGCTCCAACCGCTCGGTGCGTCTTCACCACCGGGAGACGCTGGGCCTGCAGGGGGAGTTCAAGGGTCACACAGGGCCGCTGTGTGGGGTGCGGTTCGCCCACGCCTCCCCCACCCTGCTGTACTCGGGCTCGGCGGACGGCACGCTGCGCTGCTGGGACACGCGCTGCCCGGGAGGAGCCCACGCCACACGCGTGTTCCGCAGCGACCCGGCCCACGTGTTCTGCTCGTTCGACGTGAGCAGCAGCGACGTGGTGTTGTGCGCCGGGACGGAGCAGGTCGGGGAGGATTCCTTCCTGGTGTTCTGGGACACCCGCAAGCCAGAGGGGCCGCTGGGGGTGTACTCGGAGTCGCACAGTGATGACATCACGGCGGTGCGTTTCCACCCGCGGGTGGCAGACCGGCTGGCCTCGGGGGGCATGGACGGCCTGGTGAACGTGTTCGACGTGAAGCAGGGCGGGGAGGAGGACGCTCTCATCACCACCTGCAACTCGGGCTCCTCCACAGGGGCTATATGCTGggcag gtgtcgACGGGGAGCAGCTGCTGTGTTTGACTCACGACGAGGGGCTGCACTTGTGGGACGTGCGGCGGCCGGACTCCGATGACCCGCTGACCCTGCTGTGCGCCAACGACGCCCGCTCGCTCATCACTCTCCCCGACGCCTCCCCGCTGGAGTACTTTGTGGGCGGGGCATGGCTGGAGGAGGCGGGCCAGCTGCTGGTGGTGGGCGGGACCCGTGGAGGAGGGCTGCACCTGCTGGACTGCAGCGCTCAGGGCGTGCGCGTGGTGCGCTCGCTGGCGGACGGCCACTCGGCCACGGTGCGGTGCTTCGCGTGGGAGCCTGAAGGGGGCGCCCTGCTCACAGGGGGGGAGGATGGGCAGCTGCTGCAGTGGCGGGCGGGGGCCACAGAGCTgcagggggggggcaggaggagggaCCTCCTAAAGAGCTCCTCAGCACTGCAGCTGAAGGCCAGAACACACCGCAAACACCACAGCAAGAGGAACAACACCCAACACACCGCAGGAGCTCTAAACCAGACCCCAG GATGA